A single genomic interval of Salinarchaeum sp. IM2453 harbors:
- a CDS encoding DUF92 domain-containing protein, with product MNENIRRASGFTLIGALAFIAPMFETAAGLPFALVALLSVVITSGPVFNLLARPGDYDAGRLRGLFGFSLSAAVLGTLAGAGEMPMAVFTGTIFLVALGNLGAVISQTIIKRINPTFGYIGGALIGGILGVLIPMWTFEITTFAAPVVVTLTLSGALLAALIHSMLFSRDEPPVIFSVGLLLWLLTAVGIDADLVAISVAVLITFTLGTLAYYFDAASVEGMIAGVLLGLLAIVLGGYNWFAVLFAFFAIGGISSKFRYERKLQHGVAEKNQGARGGENVLANASVGMGALFFYALTEAGAISGDALLYVFAFAGAIATALSDTLASEIGGSYGRTRLITTLKPVEPGTDGGITWQGMLAGIVGATIIAGLAYYTFPAVASWEALVIVTAGVAGMVIDSLLGATVEGRVLGNGSVNFLATFSGAIIAAILVVAVGTAELPPLPALDN from the coding sequence GTGAACGAAAACATACGGCGAGCAAGTGGGTTTACACTTATCGGGGCGCTTGCGTTTATTGCGCCGATGTTTGAAACCGCTGCGGGGCTTCCGTTTGCATTAGTCGCATTGTTGTCTGTCGTTATTACTAGTGGACCAGTTTTTAATCTTCTTGCCCGGCCAGGTGATTATGATGCCGGTCGACTTCGTGGCTTGTTTGGATTTTCTCTTTCAGCAGCTGTGTTAGGGACACTAGCTGGTGCCGGCGAAATGCCAATGGCCGTGTTTACTGGCACTATTTTTCTTGTGGCGTTAGGCAACCTTGGAGCAGTTATTAGCCAGACAATTATCAAGCGTATTAATCCCACCTTCGGGTATATCGGTGGTGCACTAATCGGTGGAATTCTTGGTGTTCTCATTCCAATGTGGACATTCGAGATTACAACATTTGCTGCTCCTGTTGTTGTCACACTAACTCTATCTGGCGCGTTATTGGCTGCCCTCATACACTCAATGCTTTTTTCTCGTGACGAACCGCCTGTTATCTTTTCGGTGGGCCTTTTGTTGTGGTTACTTACAGCAGTCGGTATTGATGCTGATCTCGTCGCAATCAGCGTTGCTGTCCTTATTACATTCACTCTTGGTACCCTTGCATACTATTTTGATGCTGCTTCTGTTGAGGGAATGATCGCTGGTGTTCTTCTTGGATTACTTGCCATTGTTCTTGGCGGCTACAACTGGTTTGCTGTATTGTTTGCATTTTTTGCCATTGGTGGTATTTCATCGAAGTTTAGATACGAACGTAAACTGCAGCACGGTGTCGCGGAGAAAAATCAAGGGGCTCGTGGAGGCGAAAATGTTCTTGCAAATGCCAGTGTCGGAATGGGTGCTCTGTTCTTTTATGCATTAACTGAAGCGGGTGCAATCTCTGGTGATGCGCTTCTCTATGTCTTTGCATTTGCCGGAGCGATCGCAACAGCACTCAGTGATACTTTAGCAAGTGAAATCGGTGGCTCATACGGTCGTACCCGGCTGATTACGACATTGAAGCCTGTTGAACCCGGAACTGATGGAGGCATCACCTGGCAAGGCATGCTTGCAGGAATTGTCGGAGCAACTATTATTGCAGGCCTTGCCTATTATACATTCCCAGCAGTTGCGTCATGGGAAGCACTCGTCATTGTCACTGCTGGCGTGGCTGGCATGGTCATTGATAGCCTTCTTGGAGCGACTGTTGAAGGACGGGTTCTTGGCAATGGTAGTGTCAATTTCCTTGCGACCTTTTCTGGTGCAATCATTGCAGCCATCTTGGTAGTTGCTGTTGGTACTGCTGAGCTTCCGCCTCTCCCAGCGCTGGACAATTAG
- a CDS encoding undecaprenyl diphosphate synthase family protein, with protein MGIYDRYLALRVRTQSSSPPDHVALIITERDLLEPDAFETLEEFFEWAFTYGASTITVYVSVLDEGAIPSLRHSLSQVSAPKPVSIHGPNDETYQDAPIQISVGLGGKHEFTEAVQEIAERAVNGELNPEEISEQDIEQSLAFPEAPDLIIKTGEERLSDFMIWQSVYSELYFTDVNWRDFRRRDFLRAIREYKNRTRRFGE; from the coding sequence GTGGGAATATACGATAGATATCTTGCATTGCGGGTTCGAACACAGTCCTCCTCACCGCCGGATCACGTTGCACTAATTATTACAGAACGTGATCTGTTGGAGCCAGATGCATTTGAGACACTTGAGGAGTTTTTTGAGTGGGCATTTACATACGGAGCATCGACAATTACTGTCTATGTAAGTGTGTTAGATGAAGGAGCAATTCCATCATTAAGGCACTCGCTATCACAGGTATCAGCACCAAAGCCAGTGTCAATTCACGGACCGAATGATGAAACATATCAGGATGCTCCGATACAGATCAGTGTTGGATTAGGCGGAAAACACGAGTTTACAGAGGCAGTACAAGAGATTGCAGAACGAGCGGTTAATGGGGAGCTTAACCCAGAAGAGATATCAGAACAAGATATCGAGCAGTCTCTAGCGTTTCCAGAGGCACCTGATCTGATAATCAAAACTGGGGAAGAACGGCTATCCGACTTTATGATCTGGCAATCAGTCTACTCTGAGCTATACTTTACAGATGTTAACTGGCGTGATTTCCGACGTCGTGATTTCCTACGTGCAATTAGAGAATACAAAAACAGAACCCGTCGGTTTGGAGAATAA